From a single Kitasatospora sp. NBC_00458 genomic region:
- a CDS encoding thiol:disulfide interchange protein DsbA/DsbL gives MKSILRTTLLLAVATGIAACPVQAGAVSHQPPREGAQFVRLDAPQPVRESARTEALEFFWYDCGHSQQLEQPLQAWVEKHRADVDLRRVPAVWQGSREEGAQRGHARLYYTLERLGLVERLQSSAFRAIHSNEEDLTTEDTTASWAARQGVDAQRFREVYRSEEVGRAVDEAVALFVRYGINELPTVVVQGEYRTSPTNAGGVEAMPDVLDHLVAQDQQRHPRMQRH, from the coding sequence GTGAAGTCGATCCTCAGAACCACTCTGCTGCTCGCCGTCGCCACAGGGATCGCCGCGTGCCCCGTGCAGGCCGGCGCCGTATCCCACCAGCCGCCCCGCGAGGGTGCCCAGTTCGTCCGTCTCGACGCGCCGCAGCCGGTGCGCGAGAGCGCCCGCACCGAGGCGCTTGAGTTCTTCTGGTACGACTGCGGCCACTCCCAGCAGCTCGAACAGCCGCTCCAGGCCTGGGTCGAGAAGCACCGGGCCGACGTCGACCTGCGCCGGGTGCCGGCCGTCTGGCAGGGCAGCCGGGAGGAGGGTGCGCAGCGCGGACACGCGCGCCTGTACTACACGCTGGAGCGGCTCGGCCTGGTCGAGCGGCTGCAGTCCTCCGCGTTCCGCGCGATCCACTCGAACGAGGAGGACCTCACCACCGAGGACACCACCGCCTCCTGGGCCGCCCGGCAGGGCGTCGACGCGCAGCGGTTCCGCGAGGTGTACCGCTCGGAGGAGGTCGGGCGGGCCGTGGACGAGGCCGTCGCGCTGTTCGTCCGGTACGGCATCAACGAGCTGCCCACCGTCGTGGTGCAGGGCGAGTACCGGACGTCGCCGACCAACGCCGGCGGTGTCGAGGCGATGCCGGACGTGCTCGACCACCTGGTCGCGCAGGACCAGCAGCGCCACCCCCGCATGCAGCGCCACTGA
- a CDS encoding alpha/beta fold hydrolase, translating to MSELTIPHIHHRHVDVDGLRVFYRETGPADAPVLLLLHGFPSASHQFRRLFDALGTRYRLIAPDYPGFGHSDSPAPGAFDYRFDTLADVVEGFCRTLGLDRFALYVFDFGAPVGLRLATRHPEWITGLVVQNGNAYEEGLSDQAREFIANRPGVEGAAERARAILTLEITRAQYEGGTGDPELVAPDGWTLDQHALDLPGRKDIQVELALDYHSNVALYPVWQEWLRTHRPPTLIVWGRNDPFFTEPGARAYLRDLPDAELHVLDTGHFALEEKLPEIAPLIDDFLARTQK from the coding sequence ATGAGCGAGCTGACGATCCCGCACATCCACCACCGCCACGTCGACGTCGACGGCCTGCGCGTCTTCTACCGCGAGACCGGCCCGGCCGACGCCCCGGTCCTCCTGCTGCTGCACGGATTCCCGTCCGCCTCGCACCAGTTCCGCCGGCTGTTCGACGCGCTCGGCACCCGCTACCGGCTGATCGCCCCCGACTACCCGGGCTTCGGCCACAGCGACAGCCCCGCCCCCGGCGCGTTCGACTACCGCTTCGACACCCTGGCCGACGTGGTCGAGGGCTTCTGCCGGACCCTCGGCCTCGACCGGTTCGCGCTCTACGTCTTCGACTTCGGCGCCCCGGTCGGCCTCCGGCTCGCCACCCGGCACCCCGAGTGGATCACCGGCCTCGTCGTCCAGAACGGCAACGCCTACGAGGAGGGGCTCTCCGACCAGGCACGGGAGTTCATCGCCAACCGGCCGGGCGTCGAGGGCGCCGCCGAACGCGCCCGTGCCATCCTCACGCTGGAGATCACCCGCGCCCAGTACGAGGGCGGCACCGGCGACCCCGAACTCGTCGCCCCCGACGGCTGGACGCTCGACCAGCACGCCCTCGACCTGCCCGGCCGCAAGGACATCCAGGTCGAACTCGCCCTCGACTACCACTCCAACGTCGCGCTCTACCCCGTCTGGCAGGAGTGGCTGCGCACCCACCGGCCGCCCACCCTGATCGTCTGGGGCCGCAACGACCCGTTCTTCACCGAGCCCGGCGCCCGCGCCTACCTGCGCGACCTGCCCGACGCCGAACTGCACGTCCTCGACACCGGGCACTTCGCGCTGGAGGAGAAGCTGCCCGAGATCGCCCCGCTGATCGACGACTTCCTCGCCCGCACCCAGAAGTAG
- a CDS encoding polysaccharide deacetylase family protein — translation MPSPVTSIVTPTDGQPVDGQALTGATLTGAAPAGQALAGQALAGRPFIGEALTGPPLTGPPAGRELRPVPRHTPGPAPRPPRATGACPADARGEWLRFAPVQPLFRARAAQRLAVLAYHGVTDPRSFGAQLDRLRRLATPVSLAAVQQAVAERRPLPARSVLVTFDDADRSVLTHALPALNERGIPAAAFVISELIGTEKPFWWHEADFLARHGGRARSLDCGHPSQLLRRLKAMPDPDRRRSLQELRVSAHRRPPGQEQLTPADLLALREGGVAIGNHTQGHPCLGRCDDATVRSEITGAHEALTRWLGEPPTAFAYPDGGHDPRAETVLHELGYRLGFLSDHRLGPRLPNHPLQISRLQVDSTTSSRRFDTILSGLEPAYRRWRGQAA, via the coding sequence GTGCCGAGCCCCGTTACCTCCATCGTCACGCCGACCGACGGGCAGCCGGTCGACGGACAGGCGCTGACGGGCGCGACACTCACGGGCGCGGCGCCTGCGGGCCAGGCGCTCGCGGGCCAGGCGCTCGCGGGTCGGCCGTTCATCGGAGAGGCCCTCACCGGGCCGCCGCTCACCGGGCCACCGGCAGGCCGGGAGCTGCGGCCCGTACCTCGGCACACCCCCGGCCCGGCACCGCGCCCGCCCCGGGCCACCGGGGCCTGTCCGGCCGACGCCCGCGGTGAATGGCTCCGCTTCGCGCCGGTCCAGCCGCTCTTCCGGGCCCGGGCCGCGCAGCGGCTCGCCGTACTCGCCTACCACGGCGTGACCGACCCCCGTTCGTTCGGCGCCCAGCTGGACCGGCTGCGAAGACTCGCCACACCCGTCTCGCTGGCCGCCGTGCAGCAGGCCGTCGCCGAACGGCGCCCGCTGCCCGCCCGCAGCGTGCTGGTGACCTTCGACGACGCCGACCGCAGCGTCCTCACCCACGCGCTGCCCGCCCTCAACGAGCGCGGCATCCCGGCCGCGGCCTTCGTGATCTCCGAGCTCATCGGGACGGAGAAGCCGTTCTGGTGGCACGAGGCCGACTTCCTCGCCCGGCACGGCGGGCGGGCCCGCTCGCTCGACTGCGGACACCCCTCCCAGCTGCTGCGCCGGCTCAAGGCCATGCCCGACCCGGACCGGCGGCGCAGCCTCCAGGAACTGCGGGTCAGCGCCCACCGGCGCCCGCCCGGCCAGGAACAGCTCACACCCGCCGACCTGCTCGCGCTCCGCGAGGGCGGCGTCGCGATCGGCAACCACACCCAGGGGCACCCCTGCCTCGGGCGCTGCGACGACGCCACCGTCCGCTCCGAGATCACCGGCGCCCACGAGGCGCTCACCCGCTGGCTCGGCGAGCCGCCGACCGCCTTCGCCTACCCCGACGGCGGCCACGACCCCCGCGCCGAAACCGTCCTGCACGAGCTCGGCTACCGGCTCGGATTCCTCTCCGACCACCGCCTCGGCCCGCGCCTCCCCAACCACCCGCTGCAGATCAGCCGCCTCCAGGTCGACTCCACGACCAGCTCCCGGCGGTTCGACACCATCCTGTCCGGCCTCGAACCGGCCTACCGCCGCTGGCGCGGCCAGGCCGCCTGA
- a CDS encoding glycosyltransferase has product MTVLLWIAVLSLLVWLWLAACHGLFWRTDVRLPPRRPPARWPQVAVVVPARDEAGVLPVSLPSLLAQKYPGRARVVLVDDHSSDGTGRLAAAMAAPEGLELTVTTPPPLPAGWTGKLWALRHGVELAGPDAEYLLLTDADIAHGPDSLAELVAAAEGNGLDLVSQMARLRVETGWERLIVPTFVYFFAQLYPFRWSNRPGSRTAAAAGGCSLVRREALERAGGVAAIRGAVIDDVSLARAVKASGGRTWLGLAEQVDSVRPYPRLAQLWRMVSRSAYAQLRHSPLLLLGTVLGLGLVYLVPPVAAVAGLVAGEWPVAVAGGAAWALMTGTFLPMLRYYRQPAPAALLLPFTASLYLLMTVDSAVQHWRGRGAAWKGRTY; this is encoded by the coding sequence GTGACCGTCCTGCTGTGGATCGCCGTGCTCTCCCTGCTGGTCTGGCTCTGGCTGGCGGCCTGCCACGGGTTGTTCTGGCGTACCGACGTGCGGCTGCCGCCGCGCCGGCCGCCCGCGCGCTGGCCGCAGGTGGCGGTGGTGGTGCCGGCCCGGGACGAGGCCGGGGTGCTGCCGGTCAGCCTGCCGAGCCTGCTGGCGCAGAAGTACCCCGGGCGGGCCCGGGTGGTGCTGGTCGACGACCACAGCTCGGACGGCACGGGGCGGCTGGCGGCCGCGATGGCCGCCCCGGAGGGGCTGGAGCTGACCGTGACCACGCCTCCCCCGCTGCCGGCGGGCTGGACGGGCAAGCTGTGGGCGCTGCGGCACGGGGTGGAGCTGGCCGGGCCGGACGCCGAGTACCTGCTGCTGACGGACGCGGACATCGCGCACGGCCCGGACTCGCTGGCCGAGCTGGTGGCCGCCGCCGAGGGGAACGGGCTGGACCTGGTCTCGCAGATGGCCCGGCTGCGGGTGGAGACGGGCTGGGAGCGGCTGATCGTGCCGACGTTCGTCTACTTCTTCGCCCAGTTGTACCCGTTCCGGTGGAGCAACCGGCCCGGTTCGCGGACGGCCGCGGCGGCGGGCGGCTGTTCGCTGGTGCGGCGGGAGGCGCTGGAGCGGGCGGGCGGGGTGGCCGCGATCCGCGGGGCGGTGATCGACGACGTCTCGCTGGCGCGGGCGGTGAAGGCGTCGGGCGGGCGGACCTGGCTGGGGCTGGCCGAGCAGGTGGACAGCGTGCGGCCGTACCCGCGGTTGGCGCAGCTCTGGCGGATGGTCTCGCGCAGTGCGTACGCCCAGCTGCGGCACTCGCCGCTGCTGCTCCTCGGCACGGTGCTGGGGCTGGGGCTGGTGTACCTGGTGCCGCCGGTGGCCGCCGTGGCGGGCCTGGTGGCGGGCGAGTGGCCGGTGGCGGTGGCGGGCGGGGCGGCGTGGGCGCTGATGACGGGCACCTTCCTGCCGATGCTCCGCTACTACCGGCAGCCGGCGCCGGCCGCGCTGCTGCTGCCGTTCACGGCGTCGCTGTACCTGCTGATGACGGTGGATTCGGCGGTGCAGCACTGGCGGGGGCGGGGGGCCGCCTGGAAAGGCCGGACGTACTGA
- a CDS encoding polysaccharide deacetylase family protein, giving the protein MSGTTVPGTAPVGGGIRAQVKRQLARRVGASPGEGATVLIYHRVGGGSPDELDVSTADFTAQVDLLAELPPGRVVSLDEATDRIEAGRRTPGTVLTFDDGFADVHRNAWPLLRERRLPFTIYLASGRVGGEMRWEGSTARTTGAPALSWEQLREMTDSGLCTVANHTRSHARPGLLSVAELDACNDDVEEHLGVRPRHYAYTWGVPVPHMEPALRARFRTAATGEVGRNEPGVDPVRLYRVPVRRTDPIDFFRAKLYGRLIPERAYARIVATAKAVGARA; this is encoded by the coding sequence ATGAGCGGCACCACCGTGCCCGGAACCGCCCCGGTCGGCGGGGGGATCCGGGCCCAGGTGAAGCGCCAACTGGCGCGCCGGGTCGGGGCGAGCCCCGGCGAGGGCGCCACCGTGCTGATCTACCACCGCGTCGGCGGTGGAAGCCCGGACGAACTGGACGTGTCCACCGCCGACTTCACGGCCCAGGTGGACCTGCTCGCCGAGCTGCCGCCCGGCCGGGTGGTCTCCCTGGACGAGGCGACCGACCGGATCGAGGCCGGCCGCCGCACCCCCGGCACCGTCCTCACCTTCGACGACGGCTTCGCCGACGTCCACCGGAACGCCTGGCCCCTGCTGCGCGAGCGGCGCCTCCCGTTCACGATCTACCTGGCCAGCGGACGCGTCGGCGGGGAGATGCGCTGGGAGGGTTCCACCGCCAGGACCACCGGCGCGCCCGCGCTCAGCTGGGAGCAGCTGCGGGAGATGACCGACTCCGGCCTCTGCACGGTCGCCAACCACACCCGCAGCCACGCCCGCCCGGGACTGCTCTCCGTCGCGGAACTCGACGCCTGCAACGACGACGTCGAGGAACACCTGGGCGTCCGCCCCCGGCACTACGCCTACACCTGGGGTGTGCCGGTGCCGCACATGGAGCCGGCGCTGCGGGCCCGGTTCCGGACCGCCGCGACCGGCGAGGTCGGCCGCAACGAACCCGGCGTCGACCCGGTCCGGCTGTACCGGGTGCCGGTCCGCCGCACCGACCCGATCGACTTCTTCCGCGCCAAGCTCTACGGCCGGCTCATCCCCGAACGCGCCTACGCCCGGATCGTCGCCACCGCGAAGGCGGTGGGCGCCCGTGCCTGA
- a CDS encoding ABC transporter ATP-binding protein, translated as MSPSPTATGDLPLGTIRTDRVWKRFKADQQRMLLRDKVDSLARRLRGGKGEEWRWALRDISMHIEPGDSVGLIGSNGSGKSTLLKMLTRVMYPYGGVIDVRGRIGALIEIRAGIHPDLTGRENVYLFGALLGLRRREVATRFDDIVEFARLGGAIDRQVKFYSSGMQMRLGFAVAAYLEPHVLLVDEVLAVGDAVFQQRCLDRMREVAEQGTTIVFVSHDLPAVESICRRGIWLEQGSIRVDAGIKEAMAGYRDSIEAQSEAGGRAGEPLRLLKHEVRGEDREGLTTDEPMTVELTLDGDYRGDATLHLGVSEGTSSPIFQISHEIRLAGGDHRVACVIPRLPLPRGRYTLWTGVYSIGRTDGGTLMSWHPVGRFDVFGPVLDSPPRAVVLAAPVFVPHRWEE; from the coding sequence ATGTCGCCTAGCCCGACCGCCACCGGTGACCTCCCGTTGGGAACCATCCGCACCGACCGGGTGTGGAAGCGCTTCAAGGCCGACCAGCAGCGGATGCTGCTGCGCGACAAGGTCGATTCCCTGGCCCGCCGGCTGCGCGGCGGGAAGGGCGAGGAGTGGCGCTGGGCGCTGCGCGACATCTCGATGCACATCGAGCCGGGCGACTCGGTCGGGCTGATCGGCTCCAACGGCTCGGGCAAGTCCACCCTGCTCAAGATGCTGACCCGGGTGATGTACCCGTACGGCGGGGTGATCGACGTGCGCGGCCGGATCGGTGCGCTGATCGAGATCCGGGCCGGCATCCACCCGGATCTGACGGGGCGTGAGAACGTCTACCTGTTCGGTGCGTTGCTCGGTCTGCGGCGACGCGAGGTGGCCACCCGGTTCGACGACATCGTCGAGTTCGCCCGGCTGGGCGGTGCGATCGACCGGCAGGTGAAGTTCTACTCCTCCGGCATGCAGATGCGCCTCGGGTTCGCCGTCGCCGCCTACCTGGAACCCCATGTCCTGCTGGTGGACGAGGTGTTGGCGGTCGGTGACGCGGTCTTCCAGCAGCGCTGCCTGGACCGCATGCGCGAGGTCGCCGAGCAGGGCACCACCATCGTCTTCGTCTCGCACGACCTGCCCGCGGTGGAGTCCATCTGCCGGCGCGGCATCTGGCTGGAGCAGGGGTCGATCCGGGTGGACGCCGGGATCAAGGAGGCGATGGCGGGCTACCGCGACTCGATCGAGGCGCAGTCCGAGGCCGGCGGCCGGGCGGGGGAGCCGCTCCGGCTGCTCAAGCACGAGGTGCGCGGCGAGGACCGGGAGGGCCTCACCACCGACGAGCCGATGACCGTCGAACTCACCCTGGACGGCGACTACCGGGGCGACGCGACCCTGCACCTGGGCGTCAGCGAGGGCACCTCCAGCCCGATCTTCCAGATCAGCCACGAGATCCGGCTCGCCGGCGGGGACCACCGGGTCGCCTGCGTGATCCCCCGGCTGCCGCTGCCGCGCGGCCGCTACACGCTCTGGACCGGCGTCTACAGCATCGGCAGGACCGACGGCGGCACGCTGATGAGCTGGCACCCGGTCGGCCGGTTCGACGTCTTCGGGCCGGTGCTGGACTCCCCGCCGCGCGCCGTGGTGCTGGCCGCGCCGGTGTTCGTGCCGCACCGCTGGGAGGAGTGA
- a CDS encoding glycosyltransferase family 4 protein yields the protein MGPVRVLVHLNNLALGGAQLNAVDIAHALRERGHDPVLFAQGVAGPAPLVEIAAGHGLDVVVAGGPDTPHAEVRRRLGRLAAEHGSQLMHAWEVRAARNSYFGPGRYGRLPVVTTFYGIRMLRGLPRHQPLVLGLGALLGDGRAFGHRDVSLIEPPVNTATDAPGLVDGAAFRREHGILEDELLLVIVTRLVPALEKDAGAELTVDAVRALDDPRVRLVVVGAGPSLERLRARAAAANEALGRAAVLVPGQSADPRPAYEAADIVLGMGGSALRGLSFGKPVVVHGAAGYTAVHEPGPLVEPHASRCMYGLGDGTRAPGALAEQLRGLLDGPDRRAELGAWGRDWVVGRFSLESVTTAFEELYARVLARPAGALGWWKDLEQMTRFEFAKPAGLRLLRR from the coding sequence GTGGGACCGGTCCGGGTGCTCGTCCACCTCAACAACCTCGCCCTGGGCGGTGCCCAGCTCAACGCGGTCGACATCGCCCACGCCCTGCGGGAGCGCGGCCACGACCCGGTGCTGTTCGCCCAGGGCGTGGCCGGCCCGGCCCCGCTGGTCGAGATCGCCGCCGGGCACGGCCTGGACGTGGTGGTCGCGGGCGGGCCCGACACCCCGCACGCCGAGGTCCGCCGCCGGCTCGGCCGGCTGGCCGCCGAGCACGGCAGCCAGCTGATGCACGCCTGGGAGGTCCGGGCGGCCCGCAACTCCTACTTCGGGCCCGGGCGTTACGGCCGGCTCCCGGTGGTCACCACCTTCTACGGCATCCGGATGCTGCGGGGCCTGCCCCGGCACCAGCCGCTGGTGCTCGGCCTGGGCGCACTGCTGGGCGACGGCCGGGCCTTCGGCCATCGGGACGTCAGCCTGATCGAGCCGCCGGTCAACACCGCGACCGATGCGCCCGGTCTGGTGGACGGCGCCGCCTTCCGGCGTGAACACGGCATCCTGGAAGACGAGTTGCTGCTGGTCATCGTGACACGCCTGGTGCCCGCGCTGGAGAAGGACGCGGGCGCCGAACTCACCGTCGACGCGGTCCGGGCGCTGGACGATCCCCGCGTCCGGCTGGTCGTGGTGGGGGCCGGGCCCAGCCTGGAGCGGCTGCGCGCCCGCGCGGCCGCCGCCAACGAGGCGCTCGGCCGTGCGGCGGTGCTGGTCCCGGGCCAGTCGGCCGATCCGCGGCCCGCCTACGAGGCCGCCGACATCGTGCTCGGGATGGGCGGATCGGCGCTGCGCGGTCTGTCCTTCGGGAAGCCGGTGGTGGTGCACGGCGCGGCCGGCTACACCGCCGTGCACGAGCCGGGTCCGCTGGTCGAACCGCACGCGTCCCGCTGCATGTACGGCCTGGGTGACGGCACGCGCGCGCCGGGGGCCCTGGCCGAGCAGTTGCGCGGACTGCTCGACGGCCCGGACCGCCGGGCGGAACTCGGCGCGTGGGGGCGGGACTGGGTGGTCGGGCGCTTCTCGCTGGAGAGCGTCACCACGGCCTTCGAGGAGCTGTACGCGCGGGTGCTGGCCCGTCCGGCCGGCGCGCTCGGCTGGTGGAAGGACCTCGAACAGATGACCCGGTTCGAGTTCGCCAAGCCGGCCGGGCTGAGGCTGCTGCGGCGGTGA
- a CDS encoding SAM-dependent methyltransferase, whose translation MNRQTISRLAHVHHPIAAPVTDESVARLLARATAGTEHGRALDLGCGEGGWLVRALTARPGWQAVGVDLDAAALTRARQTAEALGVQRRLGLHHVDAREFSDSEGFDLVLNIGSTHAFGGLLPTLAAAREHLAPGGRVLVGEAFWEREPSRSALEGLGAAREDYADLGTTVDRVAADGWTPVFGYVSSRQEWDDYEFSWTGSLAEWALDNPDHPDAEAARDAADLHRAEWLHGYRGTLGFVTLLLRLT comes from the coding sequence ATGAACCGTCAAACGATCTCCCGCCTCGCCCATGTCCACCACCCGATCGCCGCACCGGTCACCGACGAGTCGGTGGCCCGGCTGCTGGCGCGGGCGACGGCGGGCACGGAGCACGGCCGGGCGCTCGATCTGGGGTGCGGCGAGGGTGGCTGGCTGGTCCGGGCGCTGACCGCGCGACCCGGCTGGCAGGCGGTCGGGGTGGACCTGGACGCGGCGGCCCTGACCCGGGCCCGGCAGACGGCGGAGGCGCTCGGTGTGCAGCGGAGGCTGGGCCTGCACCACGTGGACGCCCGGGAGTTCAGCGATTCCGAGGGCTTCGACCTGGTGCTGAACATCGGTTCCACGCACGCCTTCGGCGGGCTGCTGCCGACGCTGGCCGCCGCTCGGGAGCACCTGGCGCCGGGCGGGCGGGTGCTGGTCGGCGAGGCGTTCTGGGAGCGTGAGCCGAGCCGGTCGGCGTTGGAGGGGCTGGGTGCGGCCCGGGAGGACTACGCGGATCTGGGGACCACCGTCGACCGGGTGGCGGCGGACGGCTGGACGCCGGTGTTCGGGTACGTGAGCAGCCGGCAGGAGTGGGACGACTACGAGTTCTCCTGGACGGGTTCGCTGGCCGAGTGGGCGCTGGACAACCCGGACCACCCGGACGCGGAGGCCGCCCGGGACGCCGCGGACCTGCACCGCGCCGAGTGGCTGCACGGCTACCGGGGGACGCTCGGGTTCGTGACGCTGCTGCTGCGCCTGACCTGA
- a CDS encoding glutamate racemase encodes MKIALMDSGIGLLAAAAALRTLRPDVDLVLSSDPASMPWGPRTPDEVTELALGCARAAAAHGPDALVVACNTASVHALATLRAELEPGLPVIGTVPAIKPAAALGGPVAIWATPATTGSEYQRGLIRDFAGTAAVTEVACPGLADAIEHRDEAAITAAIAAAAARTPAGTASVVLGCTHYELVADRIRDAVAPAAAAELTLLGSAEAVAAQALRRVADPTRRGGGTLTVLHAGAPAALPAAALGYSEALSLTAPAV; translated from the coding sequence GTGAAGATCGCACTGATGGACTCGGGAATCGGCCTGCTGGCCGCCGCCGCCGCGCTCCGGACGCTGCGTCCGGACGTCGATCTGGTGCTCTCCTCCGACCCCGCCTCGATGCCCTGGGGCCCGCGCACGCCCGACGAGGTGACCGAACTCGCCCTCGGCTGCGCGCGGGCGGCCGCTGCGCACGGGCCGGACGCACTGGTCGTCGCCTGCAACACCGCCTCCGTCCACGCGCTCGCCACGCTCCGGGCCGAACTCGAACCCGGCCTCCCCGTCATCGGCACCGTCCCCGCCATCAAGCCGGCCGCCGCCCTCGGCGGCCCGGTCGCCATCTGGGCCACCCCCGCCACCACCGGCAGCGAGTACCAGCGCGGCCTGATCCGCGACTTCGCCGGGACGGCCGCCGTCACCGAGGTGGCCTGCCCCGGCCTGGCCGACGCGATCGAGCACCGCGACGAAGCCGCCATCACCGCCGCCATCGCCGCCGCAGCCGCCCGCACCCCCGCCGGCACGGCCTCGGTCGTCCTCGGCTGCACCCACTACGAGCTGGTCGCCGACCGGATCCGGGACGCCGTCGCCCCGGCCGCCGCCGCGGAACTCACCCTGCTCGGCTCCGCCGAGGCCGTCGCCGCCCAGGCGCTGCGCCGCGTCGCCGACCCCACCCGCCGGGGTGGGGGCACCCTCACCGTCCTCCACGCGGGCGCCCCCGCGGCCCTGCCCGCCGCGGCCCTCGGCTACTCCGAGGCCCTCTCCCTCACGGCCCCGGCCGTCTGA
- a CDS encoding ABC transporter permease codes for MGGRRAQLVDERGGAAAAAPGHPSAADGPPAELVFKRRLRPARVARELWAARELVRALAERDLRARYKQAVLGFAWAVLTPLALCAVFTLVFRRAVHVDTGGAAYPLFAYVGLIVWQFFSNTMNQGALSLANNLSLLNKVYCPREVFPLATMLVAGVDMLIGTAVLGLLFLVFWTAPAATLLWVLPLLAVQFAFTYGVALVLSVAVVYLRDVRHLLPIITQMGVFATPVAYPLAQIPERLQEVYVGINPLGAVIEGYRDALLYGRAPDATLTSIAAVSSVVFLAGGYLLFKKLETGIADVA; via the coding sequence GTGGGGGGACGACGCGCGCAGCTCGTCGACGAGCGTGGCGGCGCGGCCGCGGCCGCGCCCGGGCACCCGTCGGCCGCCGACGGTCCGCCGGCCGAACTGGTCTTCAAGCGCCGGCTCCGCCCGGCCCGGGTGGCCCGGGAGTTGTGGGCGGCCCGCGAGCTGGTGCGCGCGCTGGCCGAACGCGATCTGCGGGCCCGCTACAAGCAGGCGGTGCTCGGCTTCGCCTGGGCAGTGCTCACCCCGCTCGCGCTCTGCGCCGTCTTCACCCTGGTCTTCCGCCGGGCCGTCCACGTCGACACCGGGGGCGCCGCGTACCCGCTGTTCGCCTACGTCGGCCTGATCGTCTGGCAGTTCTTCAGCAACACGATGAACCAGGGCGCGCTGAGCCTGGCCAACAACCTCAGCCTGCTCAACAAGGTCTACTGCCCCCGCGAGGTCTTCCCGCTCGCCACCATGCTGGTCGCCGGCGTCGACATGCTGATCGGCACCGCCGTCCTGGGCCTGCTCTTCCTGGTCTTCTGGACGGCGCCCGCGGCGACCCTCCTCTGGGTCCTGCCGCTGCTGGCCGTCCAGTTCGCCTTCACCTACGGCGTCGCGCTGGTCCTCTCGGTGGCGGTGGTGTACCTGCGCGACGTGCGGCACCTGCTGCCGATCATCACGCAGATGGGCGTGTTCGCCACCCCGGTCGCCTACCCGCTGGCGCAGATCCCGGAGCGCCTCCAGGAGGTGTACGTCGGGATCAACCCGCTCGGCGCCGTGATCGAGGGCTACCGCGACGCCCTGCTGTACGGCCGGGCGCCGGACGCCACGCTGACCTCGATCGCGGCGGTCTCCTCGGTGGTGTTCCTGGCCGGCGGCTACCTGCTGTTCAAGAAGCTGGAGACGGGGATCGCCGATGTCGCCTAG